A single region of the Bdellovibrio bacteriovorus genome encodes:
- a CDS encoding GFA family protein, producing the protein MNMLQGSCHCKNIQLEAGMTASPETIQPRACDCDFCVKHHAAYVSDPQGSLKIKFRNEALVGFYKQGSETAEFLFCKNCGILTAVIHKASTGIYGAVNSRVLEANFADELSVSPKKLSKDVKTQRWQEVWFPNVLVGP; encoded by the coding sequence ATGAACATGCTACAAGGATCTTGTCATTGTAAGAATATTCAGTTGGAGGCAGGGATGACGGCATCACCTGAAACGATTCAACCTCGAGCCTGCGACTGTGATTTTTGCGTGAAACATCATGCCGCTTATGTTTCCGATCCTCAAGGATCTCTAAAGATTAAGTTCCGCAACGAAGCCCTTGTAGGTTTTTATAAGCAGGGGAGCGAGACGGCGGAATTTCTTTTCTGCAAAAACTGCGGCATCCTTACCGCCGTCATTCATAAAGCTTCCACAGGTATTTATGGAGCCGTCAATAGTCGTGTGCTTGAAGCAAATTTTGCTGATGAGCTTAGCGTTTCTCCTAAAAAGCTGTCCAAAGATGTAAAGACCCAGCGCTGGCAAGAGGTGTGGTTTCCTAATGTCTTAGTGGGTCCATAG